The following are encoded in a window of Gossypium raimondii isolate GPD5lz chromosome 13, ASM2569854v1, whole genome shotgun sequence genomic DNA:
- the LOC105783853 gene encoding serotonin N-acetyltransferase 2, chloroplastic has protein sequence MFSRGIISNFRTPTLPFPTCKYSISDKDLESRGFFLRRTISDLNLDHLNSVFVAVGFPRRDTEKIKLALEHTQSILWVEHKKSQKPVAFARATGDGVFNAIIWDVVVDPSFQGIGLGKAVMERLVEELLEKGICNISLYSEPRVLGFYRPLGFVADPDGIRGMVYSRKQKKNK, from the coding sequence ATGTTTTCACGTGGCATCATCTCCAACTTCCGAACCCCAACCCTTCCTTTTCCGACATGCAAATACTCCATCTCCGACAAGGACCTCGAGTCCCGAGGCTTCTTCCTCCGCCGCACCATCTCCGACCTCAACCTCGACCACCTCAACTCTGTCTTCGTAGCTGTGGGATTCCCTAGGCGTGACACGGAAAAGATCAAGCTGGCACTTGAACACACCCAATCCATACTCTGGGTGGAGCACAAGAAGTCCCAGAAACCAGTGGCCTTTGCTAGAGCTACCGGGGACGGGGTTTTCAATGCTATAATATGGGACGTGGTGGTGGACCCTTCATTCCAAGGTATCGGGCTCGGCAAAGCTGTAATGGAACGGTTGGTTGAGGAACTGTTGGAGAAAGGTATTTGTAACATTTCATTGTACTCGGAGCCTAGGGTGTTGGGGTTTTATAGGCCTCTTGGCTTCGTAGCTGATCCTGACGGAATTAGAGGCATGGTCTACTCTAGAAagcaaaaaaagaataaataa
- the LOC128035911 gene encoding uncharacterized protein LOC128035911: MFLMGLSMQSLMDLMLAGISLMIGLGIFAFIASILCSAAFLHHAKYVA; this comes from the coding sequence ATGTTTTTGATGGGGTTAAGCATGCAGTCGTTGATGGATTTGATGCTCGCTGGGATTTCTCTGATGATTGGGTTGGGGATTTTTGCTTTCATTGCTTCAATTCTTTGCTCTGCTGCTTTCTTGCACCATGCTAAATATGTCgcttga